A region of the Nocardia nova SH22a genome:
GTGCCGCGCTCGAGCTTGCGCAGTGCCGAGGCCAGGGCCAGCGGATCGCCGGTGAGTTCGGCGCCGTCCTGGTCGGCCTGGTATTCGCGGGAGCGGGAGACGGCGAGTTTGATCAGGGTGGCGGCGATGGGGCCGAGCAGTGAGACCAGCAGCACGCCGAGGATGTTCGGGCCCTCACCGTCGCGGTTGCCGCCGCCGAACATGCTCGCGAAGAAGGCCAGGTTGGCCAGGCCGGAAATGACGGCGGCCAGCGCGCCCGCCACCGACGAGATCAGGATGTCGCGGTTGTAGACGTGCGACAGTTCGTGGCCCAGGACCGCCCGTAACTCGCGTTCGTCGAGGATCTGCAGGATGCCGCTGGTACAGCAGACCGCGGCGTGACGCGGGTTGCGGCCGGTGGCGAAGGCGTTGGGCGCCGAGGTCGGGCTGATGTAGAGCCGGGGCATCGGCTGGCGCGCGGTGGTCGCCAATTCGCGCACGATCTTGTACATGACCGGCGCCTCGAGTTCGGATACCGGCTGCGCGTGCATGGCCCGCAGGGCCAGCTTGTCGCTGCTGAAATAGGCGTAGGCGTTCATGCCCACGGCCAGCAGGATCGCGATGATCAGAATCGTGGGGCTGCGGAACATCGCACCTGCGAACACGATCAGTGCCGACAGGCCGACCATCAGCCCGAAGGTCTTCAAACCGTTCGCGTAACCATGCATGTCAAATCAACGATCGGCGGTGACTCCGGGTTCCGGAATCCATGTGATCCCCGACCGTGCGAGATCGATCACAACCGGGCCGATCGGGTCGGTCGGCCCACTCGTTCGGTCGCTCAGCCCACCCGTTCGATGGTGTAGCGAACGAGGTGTTCGAGTGCGTCGTTGGCGGGTCCCTGGGGCAGGGCCGACAGCTCGGCGTGCGCGATATCGGCGTAACCCCGCAGTTTCTGCTTGGCCAGGGCCATACCCCGCGAACGGGACAGCAGGTCCAGCGCCTCGGCGACCTCCTCGTCGGACTGCAGCGGGTGGGCCAGCAGCGTGCGCAGGCGGTCGCCCTCGGCGCCCTCGTCGCGCAGCGCGTACAGCACCGGCAGGGTGTGCACGCCCTCGCGCAGATCGGTACCGGGAGTCTTACCGGACTGTTCGGACACCGAGGAGATGTCGATGATGTCGTCGGAGATCTGGAAGGCGGTGCCGACCGCGTCGCCGAGGCGGGCCAGCCGTTCGACATCCTCGAGGCTCGCGCCGGAGAAGGTGCCGCCGAACCGGCCCGATGCCGCGATCAGCGAGCCGGTCTTCTCCCACACCACCCGCAGATAGTGTTCGACGGGATCCTGAGACTTCTCGGCGCCCAGCGTTTCCCGCATCTGGCCGGTGACCAGTTCGGCGAAGGTCTCGGCGATGATGCGTACCGCGTCCGGCCCGAGGGTCGAGACCAGCCGCGACGCGTGCGCGAACAGATAGTCACCGGACAGGATGGCGATGCTGTTGCCCCAGCGGGAATTCACACTGGGCGCACCGCGGCGCATGGACGCCTCGTCCATGACGTCGTCGTGGTACAGGGTGGCGAGGTGGACGAGTTCGACCACCGTGCCGGCGGTGATCAGATCCGGGTCGGTGGGGCGGGGACCCAGCTGCCCGGTGAGGATGGTGAACAGCGGACGGAACCGCTTCCCCCCGGCGCGAGCCAGATGCAGCGCGGCCTCCAACAGGAAGTCCTCACCGTCGGACAGCTCACTGACCAGTAACTTCTCCACCTCTTCGAGCCCATTGCGGACGGTAGCCGCGAGCTCGGGATCGCCGAGATCGACCCCGGCAACCACGGTGCTCTCATCGCTCAGAGCCGATGCGCTCATGTCTTCTCCCAATGCCGCGTCCGTCCCCACACCGAAGAACCTAGCGTGTCGCCTACCAGGCTCCCATGAACACCGTCACTGTGCTTATCGGCTGTGCCTTTGGCCTCCGCTCCGCTCGGCGGGGGTTGGCGGCCCCTGAGTCTCGCCGTTGGGGTACCGCTGCTTGCTCCTTCGTCGCCTACGCAGCGGCACCCCAACGGCGAGACGGCCGCCAACCCACCCAGTCGAACTACCCCGCAAACGCTTTTGGCGTGCCCGCTCACCTCGAGCGCGCGAGGTCGCCTTTTGGGGTTTGTGGTCGCCGGGAGTGCGTTTCGCGCGCCGATTCTGGTTTTCGTGAATCCTGGGCACGGGCGGTACGGGTAGCAGGGCATGCCTGCCAGGGCTCCAGCCAGCTGCGGGGCGCCGCTGGTCAACGTCCCGGGACGGTGCACCGGGGCAGGCCGAGACTCCCTCCACCTCTTCCCGACCAGCTCACCCTCAACGGCGACCTCACGCACGCAACGCGCCCCGGCACGCTGAAAGCGTTTCCGAGGTAGACCCACTGGATGGTTTCGCGGCCGTCTCGCCGATCGGTGCCCGCTGCGTAGGCGACGAAGGAGCAAGCAGCGGGTGCCGATCGGCGAGACTCAGGGGCCGCGAAACCCGCCGGAGCGAAGCGGAGGCCAAAAACACAGCCAATACCTTTTGAGGCAGTGCCCCCACCGAAGCGAAGCCGGGTCGGAAAATCTGCCAGTATTGGGCCATGAGTTCAGCTGAGGCAGGCGACTCGCCGACACCACAACGGGACAGCGGCACCGAGGTGCCCGATCACGTCGAGGTGCTGGTGGTGGGCGCAGGCCCAGCCGGTTCCGCGGCCGCAGCCTGGGCCGCCCGCACGGGACGCGATGTCCTGCTCACCGATGCCGCAACGTTCCCCCGCGACAAGACCTGTGGAGACGGGCTCACCCCCCGCGCGACCGCGGAGCTGGAAGCCCTCGGCCTCGGCGAATGGGTTCGCGCGCACACCGTCAACCGTGGATTGCGGATGGCCGGATTCGGCCGCGAGGCGATGCTGCCGTGGCCGGGCGGGTCCTTCCCGACGTACGGAAGTGCCGTGCCGCGTACCGAACTCGACGACAAACTGCGCGAGACCGCGATCAAATGGGGCGCCCGCATGATCGACGGGGCGCGGGTGGTGGCGGTGGCGCGCGACGGTGAGCGGGTCACGGGCGTGACGGTGCGGACCGACGCCGGGAGTCGCGATATCCGCTGCGACACCCTGATCGTCGCGGACGGGGTGCGGTCGCCGGTCGGGAAACTGCTGGGCCGGGTCTGGCATCGGCAGTTCGCGTACGGGGTGGCCGCGCGGGCCTATATCCGTTCCGCGCGCAGCGACGACGAGTGGATCACCTCACATCTGGAACTGCGCGACGCCGACGGTGCTCTGGTGCCCGGTTACGGCTGGGTGTTCCCGCTGGGCAACGGCGAGGTCAATATCGGGGTGGGGTCACTGGCCACCGAGCGGCGGCCCTCCCACATCGCGTTGAAACCGCTGCTGCAGCACTATGTCTCGCTACGCCGGGAGGAATGGCAGTTCGACGGTGAGGCGCGCGCGGTCGCCTCGGCGCTGTTGCCGATGGGCGGCGCGGTGTCGAATATCGCGGGGCCGAACTGGGTGCTGGTGGGCGATGCCGCGGGGTGCGTTAATCCGCTCAACGGCGAGGGCATCGACTACGGGCTCGAAGGCGGGCATCTGCTGTCGAAACTGCTGGACGAGCCGGATCTCACCACGCTGTGGCCCGATCTGCTGCGGGCACGCTACGGGCGGACCTTCTCGGTGGCGCGGCGGATCGCGGCACTGGCGACGCATCCGCGGATGGTGCCGACCGGCGGGCCGCCGGTGATGCGCTCGGCCCTGTTGCAGCGCACGGCCGTGCGGGTGATGGGCAATCTGGTCGACGAGGAGGACACCGATCTGACCGCGCGGGCCTGGCGGGCCGCCGGACGGGCCTCGCTGCGCTTCGACGAACCGGCGCCGTTCAGCTGATTCCGCGCCCGCATCCGATGTCGGTGGTTACCGCCATAATCGGAGGCGGCCAGCACATCCGCGGACCGCAGGAGGCGGCGGTGGGTAGTAACGAGGAACCCCGGCGCAATCGCGCACTGTCGGTACCCGAAGACCTGCTCCCTCACCTGCGGCGGGCGCGGGACCTGGCCGATCGCGAATACGCACGGCCCCTGGACGTCGACGAATTGGCCGCTGCCGCAGGGGTTTCCAAGTACCATTTCTTGCGCTGTTTCGCGGCCACCTACGGCCGCACACCGGCGCTGTATCTGGCCGAGCGGCGCATCGAGCGCGCCCAGGACCTGCTTCGGGTCGGCAATATCACCGTGACCGAGGCGTGCATGCTGGTCGGATATTCGAGTCTGGGATCGTTCAGCCGCAAGTTCACCGAACTGGTGGGCATGTCGCCCTCGGCGTACCAGGCGAAATTCGCCGCGGACGGGGCGCCGCGCATTCCGGGCTGTTACGTGTTCATGCACGGACTGTCCGACCGTCGCCCGCCGCGGTGACATCGCAATTTCGGAGAAGCTCCGCGCGCCCGGCCGGTCATAGCCTGATCCCCATGACGACGATCACCAACATTTCGCTGGTCACGGTGTACGTGACCGACCAGACCGCGGCCAAGCAGTGGTACCTCGACACCCTGGGCTTCGTCGAGGTCACCGACATCTCCATGGGCGACAACGGCTTCCGCTGGGTCACGGTGGCCCAGCCGGATCATCCCGAACTGGAGGTCACCCTGATGGTTCCGGGACCGCCGCTCGACGAGCACATGGCCGAGGCGGTGCGCCGCTCCCTCGCCAACGGATCCATGGGCGCACTGGGGCTGCGGACCGAGAACTGCCAGAAGGCGTACGAAGAACTCACCGCCAAGGGCGTGGAGTTCGTGCAGCCGCCCTCGGAGCGGCCCTACGGGGTGGAGGCGGTGATGCGCGACAACTCCGGCAACTGGCTGGTGCTGGTGGAACGGCGCGAATTCGATCCGGCCGCCGCCGACTGGTCGCAATAGGGCTGTCCCGGCGCACTCGGGCCGTGCGCAGCGATTGCCGAATCCGGTTCGGGCACGCGGTTGCCATGTGCCCGAATCGGATTCGGCAGTGGGTTCGCGTCCGATCAGGCCTCGGCCTGGGCGGCGAAGTACTTCTCGGCGAATTTGCGTTCGCTGGTGACCACCCGCTGCTGCAACTGCTCGGCCAGCGGTTCGATGGCCCCGCCGACCAGCGGGACCTTGACCTTGACCGTCCCGGTGACCTCGAGTTCCGAGCCGCTGCCGGTGCCACGCAGCAGGTAGTCGCCGCTCATCTGCGAGGAGATGCCGGTCGAGGTGGCGGTGAAGGTGCCGCGGGCGTTGTCGCCGTCGAGCGGGCCCCAGTCGTCGGTGCGTTCGAGCACCAGATCGTTCTTGAGCACCTTGCGCACGATGGCCGGAATCTTGTCCGGGCGCGCGCGCTCGGTCATGCGCAGATGGATGGTGCCCGGGCCGTTCGGATGGTCCAGTTCGAGGGTCGCGGTCTCGGCGCCCTCGAAACGGGCCTGCCAGAATTCGTCGCTGGTGAGCGCCCGGTGCAATTCTCCGACCGGGACGGTGTATGACACGGTGAAGCGGAAGTTACGGGACATGGGTGCACACGCTATCGGGAGCCATGCAATAGCCTGTTGCGGTGTCGGAAACCACCGAGTCTGCTGCGCCCGAGCAACGGGCCGACGCCGGCTCGCGGCCGCTGCGCCGGACGCGGATCACCATCGTGACGATCGCCACCGCGGTGAGCGTGCTGGCCGTTCTCCTGGTCCTCGCGGCCTGGCGCGACGATATGCTCATCACTTCCGACAAGGGCGTGACCAGCGCGGAAGTGCTGTCCGCCGGGCGGTTGCGCTCCGCGGTCACCTATGTCACCCCGGACGGCGTGACGCACAATCCCAAGGTCGGCGTGCTGTATCCGACCAAGCTCACCGCCGGTGAACGGATCAATGTCGAGTACAGCCGCAGCGATCCCGAACTGGTCCGGGTGGCCGGGCGCGACGCCCGGGTGGCGATCATTCCCGCGCTGTCGGTGATCGTGGTGGTGTGGGCGGTGGCCCTGCCCGCGTTCTGGCTGGTCCGGCGCATCGCACGACGGCGGTCGGTGCGCGCGGGCGAGTAGCTGTTCGCCCGAACTTCGCACATCCGTCATTCGGGTGTGGTGTCGTCGCGTGCCCCGTATCGGACACTGCAGTAGTGCGTGTAGCGATCGTCTCCGAATCGTTTCTGCCGAATATGAACGGTGTCGTGAACTCCGTGCTGCAGGTCCTGGACCATCTGGACCGCAACGGGCACGACGCGCTGGTCATCGCGCCGGATTCGCCGCGCGGGCGGCCCGCCGCGCCCCGCGCCCACGGACGTTTCCCGGTGATCCGGGTTCCGGCGGTGATGGTGCCGAAGATCAGCTCACTTCCGGTCGGGCTGCCGCAGCCGGTACTGACCTCGGCCATCGAGGATTTCGACGCCGACGTGGTGCATCTGGCCTCCCCGTTCCTGCTGGGCGCGGGTGGTGCGGCGGCCGCGCTGCGGCTGGATCTGCCCGCGGTGGCGGTGTACCAGACCGATGTGGCCGGATTCGCGGCCAGTTACGGCCTGGGTGCGGCACAGCGAGCGGCCTGGGCGTGGACCCGGCGAATCCACAATCGGGCGGCCCGCACCCTGGCGCCGTCCTCGGCGGCGATGGAAGATCTGGAACAGCACGGCATTTCGCGCGTGCACCGGTGGGCACGGGGTGTGGACGCGGTGCGATTCACACCCGCGATGCGCGACGGCGGACTGCACGACGAATGGGCGGCCGGGAATCGGCTGGTCGTGGGCTTCGTCGGGCGGCTGGCCCCGGAGAAGCATGTCGAGCGGCTCGCGGCCCTGGCGCACGACGACGCCGTCCGCCTGATCGTGGTGGGTGACGGTCCGGAACGTGCCCGGCTGGAACGCCTGCTGCCGACGGCGATCTTCACCGGTGAACTCGGCGGATCCGAACTCGCCCGCGCCTACGCCAGTCTGGATCTGATGGTGCATCCGGGCGAGCACGAGACCTTCTGCCAGGGTGTGCAGGAGGCGCTGGCCTGCGGAGTCCCGGTGATCGGCCCCGACGCGGGCGGCCCGCGCGATCTGATCTCCCACTGCCGCAACGGATATCTCCTGCCGGTCGACCGGTTCGCCGAACTACTGCCCAGTGCGGTTTCGGCCCTGCGCGATCCGGATGTGCGCACCCGATTCGCCGGGGCCGCACGCAAATCCGTCCTGCATCGCACCTGGCCCGCCATCTGCACCGAGCTGATGGGGCACTATCACGAGGTCATCGGCGGACAGCAGGGGTTGCACCGCAGCGCGTGATCGATCCGGGTCGAGCCGATTCACCGAGTCCACGTACGGCTGCGAGTCGATCGGACGCGGCATATCCGGCCCGCCGACCGGTGAGGCTCGCGCCGACGGCCCGGAAATTCGTTCGACGCCGACGAGCCAGAAGTTCTATGGTCGGCGTATGGGAAGTCCAGGCATGAACGGAGCATGCGCGGTCGGCGCGTATTTCGTGCGGCTGCGCATCGCGGCCCGGACCCCCGATATGCGTTAGCACGCCACATCCTCCGATTCCCGGAGATATCCCCCACCGTTCGCGTACGGCCGTCGTGCCCGCGTGCGGTCCGAGGTGTGCGGCGAGCGCGGGCCCGGGCGAATCAGCGATTCCGATTCGACCGCTCCGTTCGGAGGACACCCATGTCCCGCTTCGAAACTCGAAAGACCCTGTCCCAGAATTTTCTCACCGATCCCCGGATCGCCCGGATGATCGTGCGTACCTCCGGTATCACCCCGGCAGATCTGGTGCTCGAGGTCGGCCCCGGCGCAGGCATGCTCACCCGGCAGCTGCTGACCGTCAGCCGACGGGTCCGCACCTACGAGAAGGATCCGCACTATGCCGACCGGCTACGACGACGGTATGCAGGTGATTATCGAATTCGCTGCCACCACAGCGACTTTCGCGATGTCATCGCACCGCGGGAGCCGTTCGCAGTGGTCGCGAACGTGCCGTTCGCCATCACGACCGACATCGTGCGATGGTGCCTGGCCGCCCGACACCTGAGGTCGGCGACGCTGCTCACCCAGTGGGAGTTCGCGCGCAAGCACTCCGGCGATTACGGCCGCTGGTCGAAATTGTCGATCACGCAGTGGCCCTGGACCGAATCGGCGCTGGGCCCGCGGGTGAGCCGCGACGCCTTCCGGCCCCGGCCCGCGATCGACGGCGGCGTGCTGATCCTGCGACGGCGGCCGGAGCCGCTGCTTCCCAAGGCATATCGCGCCGACTATCGGAACCTGGTGGAGCTCGGATTCTCCGGTGTGGGCGGCTCGTTCGCCGCGTCACTGCGCCGGGCCCATCCCGCCGCGCGGGTGCACGCGGCCTGTGCCGCGGCGGGGATCTCCCGCGAACTCACCGTCGGCCTCGTTCCGCCGGAGGCGTGGATTCGAGTCTTCGACCATCTGATCGTCCGGGCCGGACGACGAGCGCGCACCGACCCGCGTCCTCCACCCCGGCGGCCCGCGCTAGGGTCGGTCCCGTGGCGAAGACAGAGTCGTTTCGGGCCTCGTTGGACAAGCAACCGCGCGAGGTCGCGTCCATGTTCGACGGGGTCGCGAAGCGGTACGACCTGACCAATACCGTGCTCACCGGCGGGCAGGACCGCTATTGGCGCTGGGCCACACGGCGGGCGCTGGCGCTGCGGCCGGGTGAGCGGGTTCTGGACCTGGCCGCCGGAACCGGTGTCTCCACCGCCGAATTCGCGAAATCGGGCGCCTGGTGCCTGGCGCTGGACTTCTCCAAGGGGATGTTGGAGGCCGGGCGGTTCCGGCAGGTTCCGATGGTGAACGGCGATGCCACGGCACTGCCGTTCGCCGACGACTCCTTCGACGCCGTCGCGATCTCCTACGGTCTGCGCAATGTGTCCGAACCGGACGCTGCGCTGCGCGAGATGCTGCGGGTCACCAAGCCCGGCGGGCGGCTGGTGGTGGCGGAGTTCTCCACCCCGGTCTTCGGCCCGTTCCGCACGGTGTACATGGAATATCTGATGCGGGTGCTGCCGAAGGTGGCCGAGGCCGTGAGCAGTAATCCGGACGCCTACGTCTACCTGGCGGAATCGATCCGGGCGTGGCCGAATCAGCGGCAGCTGGCGATGCGGCTCACCGATGCCGGGTGGTCGTCGGTGAAATGGCGCAATCTGACCGGTGGCATCGTGGCGCTGCATCGCGGTTACAAACTGGGGTGAGTTTGCTCACCGGCGATTTCGCCGGTCGTCCGGAAAGCGCCGCCGACCGGGTGAACAACCGAATTCTCACCGGAGCACCAATGGCCGGGTGAGAATTTTGGTCATCTGCCGATAACGTTGGGTAAATTCGTCGCAACGCCCGGTCGCGATCATCGAAGGTGTGTCGAGCGCCGCCGAGAACCCTTCGAGCACCGTCAGGACCGCGTGCTCGTACTGCGGGGTGGGCTGCGGAATCTCGGTTCGGACCACGCGCGACGACTCCGGTGCCCCGATCATCGCGAAGATCAGCGGCGACAAACTGCATCCGGTGAATGCCGGGCGACTCTGCACCAAGGGCGCGACCCATCTCGAACTCACGCGGGCGCCCGGCCGGTTGACCTCGGCCCTGCATCGGACTCAGCGCGGCCGCGAACCCGCGGCGATATCGGCCGAGGCGGCCGTGACCGAGGCCGCCGGGCGATTACGCGCAATCGCCGACGAATACGGTCCCGACGCGATCGCGCTGTACGTCTCCGGGCAGATGTCGCTGGAGGCGCAATATCTGGCCAACAAATTGGCCAAGGGCTATCTGCGCACCGTCAACATCGAATCCAATTCCCGGCTGTGTATGGCGAGTGCGGGCACCGGATACAAACAGTCGCTCGGCGCCGACGGGCCGCCGGGGTCCTACGACGATCTGGATCACGCGGATCTGTTCTTCGTGATCGGCGCGAATATGGCCGACTGTCATCCGATTCTGTTCCTGCGCATGGCCGATCGGCTCAAGGCCGGGGCGAAACTGATCGTGGTGGATCCGCGCCGCACCGACACCGCCGCCCGCGCGGATCTGTTCCTCCAGATCGCACCGGGCACCGATCTGGCGTTGCTGAACGGGCTGCTGCATCTGCTCGTCGAGAACGGTGACATCGACGAGGAATTCATCGCCGCCCACACCGAGGGCTGGGAGGCGATGCCGGAATTCCTCGCGGACTATCCCCCGGCCCGGGTCGCCGAGATCACCGGATTGGCCGAGGACGACATCCGCACCGCCGCGGCCTGGATCGGCGCGGCCGGTGAATGGACGAGCCTGTGGACGATGGGGCTCAACCAGTCCACCCACGGCACCTGGAATACCAATGCGATCTGCAATCTGCACCTGGCGACCGGCGCGATCTGCCGCCCCGGCAGCGGGCCGTTCTCGCTGACCGGGCAGCCGAATGCGATGGGCGGTCGCGAAATGGGCTACATGGGCCCCGGGCTGCCCGGCCAGCGCAGTGCCCTGGTCGAGGCGGATCGCCGGTTCACGGAAACCGAATGGGGCCTGCCGGAGGGCAGTATTCGCGCCGAATCGGGACAGGGCACGATCGAGATGTTTCGCTCCCTGGCCGAGGGCGCGATCAAGGCGTGCTGGATCATCTGCAGTAATCCGGTGGCGTCGGTGGCGAATCGGAAAACCGTCATCGCGGGGCTGGAAGCGGCGGAACTGGTGATCACCCAGGACGTCTATCTGGATACCGCCACCAATGCCTATGCCGATCTGCTGCTGCCCGCGACGCTGTGGGCGGAGGCCGACAGTGTGATGGTCAATTCCGAACGCAATGTGACCCTGCTCCGGCATTCGGTGGATCCGGTGGGCGACGCCATGCCGGATTGGCAATGGATCGCCCGCATCGCGACGGCGATGGGATTTCCCGGCTTCGAATTCGATTCCAGCGCGGAGATTTTCGACGAGATCCGCGGTTTCGCCAATCCGCGGACCGGATACGACCTGAGCGGAATGAGTTATGCCGCGCTGCGCGAGGGCCCGATGCAGTGGCCCTGCCCCGATCCGCAGCGGCGCCGCAATCCGATTCGGTACCGGACCGATGAATTGGTCTTCCCCACCGCGAGCGGACGCGGGGTGTTCTGGCCGCGGCCGCATATGGCGCCCGGCGAGATGCCGGACGACGATTATCCGTTCGTCCTCAATACCGGTCGCGTCCAGCATCAATGGCACACGATGACCAAGACCGGCCGGGTGGCGAAGCTCAACAAGTTGAATCCGGCGCCGTTTCTCGAGGTGCATCCCGAGGACGCGCGGCGGCTGGAGGTACATCCGGGCGATCACCTCGAAATCGCTTCGCGCCGTGGGCGGGCCGTCCTGCCGGTGCAGATCACCGATCGGGTGCGGGTGGGCGCCTGTTTCGCACCCTTCCACTGGAACGACGAGCAAGGGGAGTATCTGACCATCAATGCCGTCACCAACGATGCCGTCGACGCGGATTCTCTGCAGCCGGAATTCAAGGCCTGCGCGGTGACATTGCGCCGGGTCGCGCCGATGCCACAGCCCGAACCCGCGGGCACACCCGAGACCACCGCACATCCCCTGGCCGCGATGCTCGGACTGGACTCCGGATCCGCGCCGACACTGAGCGAGACCGAACGCATCTATCTCGGCGGTTATCTGGCCGCGCTGCAATCACTTCCGGTGCGGGGCCAGCCAGTGCTGCCGGAATCGGCGCCGCTGTCGGACCGCAGCCGGTACTGGATCGACGGCCTGCTCGCGGGGATGTACTCGCGGGCCGCGGCGCAGACGGCCCCGGCCGCGCAATCGGAGGCTCCCGCCGGTCGCCCGGTCACGGTGCTGTGGGCCTCGCAGACCGGCACCGCCGAGGAGTTGGCGGCCGAGGTGGCGGCCGCGCTTGCCGAGCACGGGCACACACCCCGCCTGGCCGATATGAACTCCTGTGAGCTGCCCGAACTGACCGGCGATGTCCTGCTGATCACCAGCACCTTCGGTGACGGCGGGCCGCCGGACAATGCCGCCGACTTCTGGGATCGGCTGCAGGACAGCGGGTCCCGTCATACCGGACTGCGGTACGGGATCTTCGCACTCGGCGATTCCTCCTACGACGACTTCTGCGGATACGGCCGCAAACTCGATCGGCTGCTGTCCGAACGCGGCGCCACCCGATTGCTCGACCGGGTGGACAGTGAGCCGGATCATCAAGAGCTGTCCGGCGATTGGATCGCGGCGGTCCTGGCCGCCCTGGGCGCTGAGGCCGATTCCCCCACAGGCGGGTCACCACCCGGCCGGACCGGGGTGGCGGTGCTCGAGCGGACCGAGCCCCGGACCGCGCCCGCCCGGACCGCTCCGGCCCCGTTCACCAGGCAGGCGCCGGTCCTGGCTCCGCTGGTGCACAACGAACTGCTGTCCGGCGCGGCCTCGGCGAAGGAGGTGCGGCGGTTCGGATTCGACCTCGACGGGCTCGAAGCCGCCTACGAGGTCGGTGACAGTCTGGGAGTGTGGCCTGCCAACAGTGAGTTCGCGGTGCGCAACTGGCTGGAGGCGACCGGACTCGACGGCACCCGCACGGTCGAGATCGACGGGCGCGACGTCCCGTTGGCGGAGGCACTGCGCACCCACTTCGACATCAGCAAGATCAGCGGTGATCTGTTGTCGTTCATCGCGACCCACAATCCGAGCCAGCAACTCGCGAAGCTGCTGCGCCGTGACAATCGCAATGAGCTCGACCGCTATCTCTGGGATCGGCACGCGGTCGACGTGCTGCGTGAGTTCCCGGTGCGGGCCGATCTGATCGAATGGCTGGCGGTGCTGAAAAAGCTGCAACCACGCCAGTATTCGATCTCGTCGAGTCCGCTGGTGAATCCGCGGGAGGTGCAGCTGACCGTCGGCGTGGTCCGCTACGGCGCGGCCGATGATCCGCGCGGCGGAGTCTGCTCCACCTATCTCGCCGATCACGGTGAATCCGGCGGGGTACCGGTATTCCTGCAGCGCGCACCGCATTTCCGGCCGCCGCTGGATCCGGCCGCGCCGATGATCATGATCGGGCCGGGTACCGGAATCGCCCCCTTCCGCGGATTCCTGCACGAACGCCGCGCGCTCGGCTGCTCCGGCCGGAACTGGCTGTTCTTCGGAGATCAGCACGCGCAGGACAATTTCTACTATCGCGCCGAACTCGAGGACATGTTCCGCTCGGGCTTCCTGACCCGGCTGGATCTGGCCTTCTCTCGCGATCAACGCGAGCGGATCTATGTGCAGCACCGCATGATCGAGCACGGCGCCGAACTGTGGTCGTGGCTGCGCGACGGCGCCCACCTGTTCGTATGCGGGGACGCCGCGCGCATGGCCCGCGACGTGGACGACACACTGCTCACGATCGCCCGCATCCACGGCAAACTCGACGAGGACGCGGCGCTGGCGTTCAAGAAGCAGCTGACGGCCGAGAAACGGTATGTGCGGGATGTGTACTGACCGCTACACGATCGGCGGGTTGAGCCGCGCGAAGTCCGGCAGCCGGTAGTACGGGTAGTACGGATACGGCGGCGTCACGGCGCTGACCTTGTCGAGGCGGGCCAGCTGTCCGGCATCGAGCTGCCAGCCGACCGCGCCGAGGTTCTGCCGCAGTTGCTCCTCGTTACGGGCGCCGACGATGACGGTCGCGACGGTCGGGCGCGACAGCAGCCAGTTCAACGCGATCTGCGGCACCGACTTCCCGGTCTCCGCGGCGATCTCGTCGAGGACGTCCACCACGTCGTACAGCAGCTCGTCGCGGACCGGCGGACCGGCTGCGGCCGTGCGGTGCAGGCGGCTGCCCTCCGGAAGC
Encoded here:
- a CDS encoding bifunctional nitrate reductase/sulfite reductase flavoprotein subunit alpha; the protein is MGCGISVRTTRDDSGAPIIAKISGDKLHPVNAGRLCTKGATHLELTRAPGRLTSALHRTQRGREPAAISAEAAVTEAAGRLRAIADEYGPDAIALYVSGQMSLEAQYLANKLAKGYLRTVNIESNSRLCMASAGTGYKQSLGADGPPGSYDDLDHADLFFVIGANMADCHPILFLRMADRLKAGAKLIVVDPRRTDTAARADLFLQIAPGTDLALLNGLLHLLVENGDIDEEFIAAHTEGWEAMPEFLADYPPARVAEITGLAEDDIRTAAAWIGAAGEWTSLWTMGLNQSTHGTWNTNAICNLHLATGAICRPGSGPFSLTGQPNAMGGREMGYMGPGLPGQRSALVEADRRFTETEWGLPEGSIRAESGQGTIEMFRSLAEGAIKACWIICSNPVASVANRKTVIAGLEAAELVITQDVYLDTATNAYADLLLPATLWAEADSVMVNSERNVTLLRHSVDPVGDAMPDWQWIARIATAMGFPGFEFDSSAEIFDEIRGFANPRTGYDLSGMSYAALREGPMQWPCPDPQRRRNPIRYRTDELVFPTASGRGVFWPRPHMAPGEMPDDDYPFVLNTGRVQHQWHTMTKTGRVAKLNKLNPAPFLEVHPEDARRLEVHPGDHLEIASRRGRAVLPVQITDRVRVGACFAPFHWNDEQGEYLTINAVTNDAVDADSLQPEFKACAVTLRRVAPMPQPEPAGTPETTAHPLAAMLGLDSGSAPTLSETERIYLGGYLAALQSLPVRGQPVLPESAPLSDRSRYWIDGLLAGMYSRAAAQTAPAAQSEAPAGRPVTVLWASQTGTAEELAAEVAAALAEHGHTPRLADMNSCELPELTGDVLLITSTFGDGGPPDNAADFWDRLQDSGSRHTGLRYGIFALGDSSYDDFCGYGRKLDRLLSERGATRLLDRVDSEPDHQELSGDWIAAVLAALGAEADSPTGGSPPGRTGVAVLERTEPRTAPARTAPAPFTRQAPVLAPLVHNELLSGAASAKEVRRFGFDLDGLEAAYEVGDSLGVWPANSEFAVRNWLEATGLDGTRTVEIDGRDVPLAEALRTHFDISKISGDLLSFIATHNPSQQLAKLLRRDNRNELDRYLWDRHAVDVLREFPVRADLIEWLAVLKKLQPRQYSISSSPLVNPREVQLTVGVVRYGAADDPRGGVCSTYLADHGESGGVPVFLQRAPHFRPPLDPAAPMIMIGPGTGIAPFRGFLHERRALGCSGRNWLFFGDQHAQDNFYYRAELEDMFRSGFLTRLDLAFSRDQRERIYVQHRMIEHGAELWSWLRDGAHLFVCGDAARMARDVDDTLLTIARIHGKLDEDAALAFKKQLTAEKRYVRDVY
- a CDS encoding glycosyltransferase family 4 protein encodes the protein MRVAIVSESFLPNMNGVVNSVLQVLDHLDRNGHDALVIAPDSPRGRPAAPRAHGRFPVIRVPAVMVPKISSLPVGLPQPVLTSAIEDFDADVVHLASPFLLGAGGAAAALRLDLPAVAVYQTDVAGFAASYGLGAAQRAAWAWTRRIHNRAARTLAPSSAAMEDLEQHGISRVHRWARGVDAVRFTPAMRDGGLHDEWAAGNRLVVGFVGRLAPEKHVERLAALAHDDAVRLIVVGDGPERARLERLLPTAIFTGELGGSELARAYASLDLMVHPGEHETFCQGVQEALACGVPVIGPDAGGPRDLISHCRNGYLLPVDRFAELLPSAVSALRDPDVRTRFAGAARKSVLHRTWPAICTELMGHYHEVIGGQQGLHRSA
- a CDS encoding demethylmenaquinone methyltransferase, which codes for MFDGVAKRYDLTNTVLTGGQDRYWRWATRRALALRPGERVLDLAAGTGVSTAEFAKSGAWCLALDFSKGMLEAGRFRQVPMVNGDATALPFADDSFDAVAISYGLRNVSEPDAALREMLRVTKPGGRLVVAEFSTPVFGPFRTVYMEYLMRVLPKVAEAVSSNPDAYVYLAESIRAWPNQRQLAMRLTDAGWSSVKWRNLTGGIVALHRGYKLG